The sequence below is a genomic window from Pangasianodon hypophthalmus isolate fPanHyp1 chromosome 27, fPanHyp1.pri, whole genome shotgun sequence.
TTGTTACAATTAAggaaaaatgtttatgttcatcagtttttataataataattttctattttgcataGTTGTGATGTTAAAACTTGATGACCTGATAAGCATTGTGCATCATCAGTAAAGGGAAAGCCAACATTATATTTGCAAATTATGTCCAAGTTTCTATAAAAACAGAGAATAGAAAGGGACCTAAAACTGAACCTTGTGGTACACCATCTTAAACTGTTTAGGCTATAAATGCTCTCCATTGACTCAAGTCAAATCTAAGCCATGCAAGAACCTGTCTGTCCAAACTGGCTGTGTTCATTAAATACAATGGTCAATGTTGTCAAATACTGCAGCATCAAAGCTGACACATCCACAATCTGGCAACGCAGTAGGGTGTGTTCCACTTTAGCTTCttgaaaacagaatgaaatgcaaagaaggaataaaaagaaTAGAGTTGTTGGGCAACAACTCCTTCTCCAAAATATTACATAGAAAAGTTGTGTTGAATAATACTAACTGGAGAGATTGTTGGTAAGATTTATCTTCTGCATGGCTGAGGAATAACATTTTCTCTCTACAGCCCTGAATTTCTTTCAAAGTTCAGTGTCTCAGGAACCATCCAGGACTATGTGGTGTCCATGCTGTGTGGTTTGGAGGTTTGCCTCATGAGTGCGCAGAATGCTGCTAGCTGGGGTTACttcaacaccaccaacaaccaGTGGAATACAGAGATGTGAGTACAGAGTACAGTTACATTATTTCGTAGAGGTCACAATGTTATTATATGACATGTGCAATAGTAATATGcaacaagtaaggaataacacacttggggttgctgttataggaaaatgatcaatgatCATGCAGGCTGAGGTGATGCGGCTTGTTAAGCAGAGCTAAGGCTGAATTATATTTGCCTTTATCTGCACATCAAATGCTAATGTAGTGATCGACACAATTGTTCAGTACTGGTTTTCTTATTACgtttagtgtttgaattttaaaaacctctcatgtagccttcaaacctactgaaaggtctgtttCGTGTACCagtcttctgtttctttctagattagtaaatctTTTGAATGTGAGATCAGAGATTTCGATTTGAGATGAAGATCATTACAACAATCATGATGAGAGTGGAAAATTGAAATGAGGAACAGAGCTCTGTTTCACTTTGGATCACTTTGCAAGAATaagtagttcctgttatcacttaaaacTACTATTTATAGTTGTCTTCTTAGCAACCTCACTTTTGTTTCTCTgtattaaagttaataagaccaaaaaaagccacagcttgtgatgttaccaagaaaccacaaagttaCGTGTCCCAGGGCGGAAATCGTACTGGCTGCTGACAATGCTTTGAATAAATGTCAAagtaaattcatttatatacaGATGTTAAACAGATATTTTATGGAAAACATGCTCCTGATCTTTGCATTtactgaaatgtatgttttattgttaGTCTGAATGCTGCAGGATTCCCGGTGCACTTGTTGCCCGTGCTGGTGGATTCTGGGTCTATAGCTGGTGAGACCTGCTCTGATTGGCACGGGATTCCTGCTAACACACCTGTAGGAGCAGCTCTGGGAGACTTCCAGTGCAGCGTTTACTCCTGTATGACGGATAAGACAGACGCAGGTATGGTTGAGTTACATGTCGTTTCAGCATGATTTATCTCTACACTTCAGTTGACCACAAGCTTCAAAATCTTCAAGCGTGTGTTTGtacatttccataaatattcacTTCTGTACAACTTTTGGACAACTTTTTTCAGAGCAAGGTATCAGATAGTGAAGAGAAACATGCAACCTAACTATATGCATTTATAAGTGAATCTGCTTTTTCATGTAAAAGTTGCGAAGTACCAGACAATCAAGCAAAACTGAATGTCTGGGTCACAAGAGTGGGTTACATCAAGCACACTAGTCATTGGCGCCTCTAGTTGGCTTTATCAAActacttttctgttgcactgcCTCCACTGCCACTTTTGTTAACATTTCACAGCGTTCTTCTCATACTGCACCAGACTCAATAAAATACTTGCGTCCTTGTTGCCCTGAGTCCTAGAAACACCAAGCAGTggcaatatttttttgtatatatatttttttcacacatattAAAGCATTGTAGTATGCTCTGACAGGAATAGTGTGGAGTGTTTTCCATATGTGAGTTGCAATTCTTAACATTTGTCCACTTCGTATCTTTTACAGTATTAAACATGAGCACTTCGGCACAGTTGACATTCTCCATGCCTGCTGATTTCACCCCTGCGAGTGTTCCAGACGCCCTCTCTCCCATCGCTTACTTCCCTTATTTCCACAACACGTACCTAGCCGTGGCCGCCGCACTCAATGGAGGCAACGTTCTGGCAACGTTTGTAGGAATGTTGACTTCTTGGATGAAGGAATTTGGTAACTATATATTTAATTCTACATTTATTTCCCCTGCCATGCCTTGCTCGACACTTGATAAACCAGTGCTACATGGCTTGCTGGAACATTATATTTGTCATAAAGAATATGTCACATGTTCAGTAATCCTGTTCAGGGTTGCAGTGTTAGATTGTTCCTAtcaataaaaatgacacaacattgtatttttgtttatccCATTTACCTAAAGTGTGTTATGtataatttcttcttcttcattatgCAGGAGTGGAGGTCACTGACTCTGAAGTGTACTCCAAGCTGATCGAGTGTGCCCTTACCCAACCCAGCACTGACCTCCGTGTGACCCCGACCCTGCTAGGAGAACGGCACGACCCCAGCAGCCACGCTGTCGTGTCCCACATCTCCCCAACCAACCTCTCACTGGCTCACGTGACTCGTGCCATTTGTGCAGGGATCGTTGCAAACCTAGCCGCCATGATGCCCCATCACGTGCTGTTGGCTGCAGGAGTGAAACGGATTATGGGTAGCGGGAGCGCTCTGTCTCGGAACGAAGCCTTGAGACAGGAAGTAGAGCGAGCATTCCCTTTCCCTGTGGTCTATGGGAAAGACGTGGACTCAGCAGTCGGAGTGGCAATGGTTTTTAATGACATGCTGTTAGGACACGACTGACTTTAGAGTTAGCCACACTACTTAGCGTGCACTATAGACACTCTGCGCCTTTAAAGATATTATTATGTGCAATTTACAGCCTTGTTGGCTGCTGATGcatttcttaaattaaaaaaagataattctATGTGACcttaaaatacatacaaaatacagtTAGTACATTCCTTATATTATGGATCCACAATAAAATCCCTGATGCTCATGTCAGTCCATTTGGGTTGCATTAATACATCGAGTATTAATTTAATGGAGGGGATTTTACAGATTTGTACATCTACTAGATGTTATTGAAGTTTTGGAACTGTAATTATTACAGTGCTAagttattattgatttattattaatttttgttaatttattacaattttttttaggtCAGATCCCTAATGGCATTGTTTGTGCTTGTAGAGCAGATCATATTgctatttctttgtttcttttcttattttttctgtaacacatATAGAGGACATATTTTGTAATTGTACTGTAACattaataatttgtaaattaagtTTTCAagctgaaagaaaacaaaatgtcttGTATATGTCTTGCAAATGTCTTGTACTT
It includes:
- the shpk gene encoding sedoheptulokinase, producing the protein MAALPGSSAKYVLGIDLGTTSIKVVLFDTRSKTVTDSCSLQTNSDVIDDTHEHIKEQDPVRIIATLDQCMCALPKEKLHDVICIGVSGQMHGVLFWKSNTGCEWYSSHGGHKFRPRDTSRLITWQDARCTRDFLSTLPKPESHLNVATGFGCASIFWYTKHSPEFLSKFSVSGTIQDYVVSMLCGLEVCLMSAQNAASWGYFNTTNNQWNTEILNAAGFPVHLLPVLVDSGSIAGETCSDWHGIPANTPVGAALGDFQCSVYSCMTDKTDAVLNMSTSAQLTFSMPADFTPASVPDALSPIAYFPYFHNTYLAVAAALNGGNVLATFVGMLTSWMKEFGVEVTDSEVYSKLIECALTQPSTDLRVTPTLLGERHDPSSHAVVSHISPTNLSLAHVTRAICAGIVANLAAMMPHHVLLAAGVKRIMGSGSALSRNEALRQEVERAFPFPVVYGKDVDSAVGVAMVFNDMLLGHD